One window of the Benincasa hispida cultivar B227 chromosome 3, ASM972705v1, whole genome shotgun sequence genome contains the following:
- the LOC120073654 gene encoding uncharacterized protein LOC120073654, protein MLRKRGRPSKQTKKRNIDPIIGGLEISLDPDPKGKRVRDSVEQKATSENETRSIQNDPEKKFGVERLNALEATMFDGTTDPLDPEIWLDLIEKCFKVMRCPEDRKVELATFLLQKEAEKWWKVIEVRRGSSETMTLFEFRQVFEDKYYPSSFRDTKREEFLRLTKGVMTVAEYKQKFTELSQYALLIIAEEKKRFETAIRVERSVVKEDELQPGEGQFRVPGETRTKKFRSSFSRQSGIRSFGGMSQQSLSRKKSRPVAKKSG, encoded by the exons atgctgaggaAAAGAGGTAGACCGAGCAAGCAAACTAAGAAGAGGAATATTGACCCTATCATTGGAGGTCTTGAGATCTCGTTAGACCCAGatccgaaggggaaaagagttagagactcagtagaACAGAAGGCAACTTCTGAAAACGAGACTA gatcgattcaaaATGATCCAGAAAAGAAGTTCGGCGTCGAGAGGTTGAATGCTTTAGAAGCCACGATGTTTGATGGAACCACAGATCCATTAGATCCTGAAAtctggttggatttgattgagaagtgTTTTAAAGTTATGAGATGCCCTGAGGACCGCAAGGTCGAGTTAGCGACATTCTTGCTACAAAAAGAGgctgagaagtggtggaaagtgatagaggtTAGAAGGGGTAGTTCAGAAACTATGACTTTGTTTGAGtttagacaagtatttgaggataaatactaccctagttcttttaGAGATACGAAAagggaggaattccttaggctaactaAAGGAGTGATGACGGTTGCTGAGtataaacaaaaatttactgagttatctcagtatgcccttctGATCATCgcggaagagaagaagaggt TTGAGACCGCTATTCGAGTAGAGCGGAGTGTAGTGAAGGAGGATGAACTTCAACCAGGAGAAGGACAGTTTAGAGTGCCTGGAGAAACAAgaactaaaaaatttagatcCTCGTTCTCTAGACAGTCGGGGATAAGGAGTTTTGGAGGCATGAGCCAACAAAGTTTGAGTCGAAAGAAGTCCAGACCTGTAGCTAAAAAAAGTGGTTGA